In the genome of Gemmatimonadaceae bacterium, one region contains:
- a CDS encoding four helix bundle protein — MQDHRKLDVWARAHAHCIAVRRATGAFPRRGYAPLHSQTTRAAESILFNIIEGCGTRTPKDFAKFLDSSIKSSKELEGQLDLAKDYGVMKLREWERLARETVEIRRMLCGLRATVLRKSATTA, encoded by the coding sequence ATGCAGGATCACCGGAAGCTGGACGTGTGGGCGAGGGCACATGCGCACTGCATCGCGGTTCGGCGCGCGACCGGGGCTTTTCCGCGAAGAGGTTATGCACCTCTGCACTCGCAAACGACGCGCGCGGCAGAGTCGATCCTCTTCAACATCATCGAAGGTTGCGGGACGCGTACGCCAAAGGACTTCGCCAAGTTCCTGGACAGCAGTATCAAGTCGTCCAAAGAGCTCGAAGGTCAGCTCGATCTCGCCAAGGACTACGGAGTAATGAAGCTGCGGGAGTGGGAGCGCCTGGCCCGGGAAACGGTTGAGATTCGCCGGATGCTCTGCGGGCTGCGAGCGACGGTTCTGCGGAAGTCCGCTACGACTGCCTGA